In Capillimicrobium parvum, a genomic segment contains:
- a CDS encoding site-specific integrase yields the protein MNRLDQRRGSLLVRRRKVGVGAKWAWTTGPGNNSSHGSPRAWTYRSGRCCASPPGRRGDANGQPAPHAPSCATPPRAPVSASASPHQLRHAHAVEMGREGVPLIVIQRQLGHTNLGITSIYLQGIDSTEIFDTVHARRAAMIPVEATLGL from the coding sequence GTGAATCGGCTCGATCAGCGGCGCGGCTCGCTGCTTGTGCGCCGCCGGAAGGTGGGCGTCGGCGCGAAGTGGGCATGGACGACTGGGCCTGGGAACAACTCCAGCCATGGCTCACCGCGCGCGTGGACCTACCGGTCGGGCCGCTGCTGTGCATCACCACCGGGCCGACGCGGGGACGCGAATGGTCAGCCGGCACCGCACGCACCGAGCTGCGCCACGCCGCCGCGCGCGCCGGTGTCCGCAAGCGCTTCGCCACATCAGCTCCGTCACGCTCACGCCGTCGAGATGGGCCGCGAGGGCGTGCCGCTGATCGTCATCCAACGCCAACTCGGGCACACCAACCTCGGGATCACCTCGATCTATCTCCAGGGCATCGACAGCACCGAGATCTTCGACACCGTCCACGCCCGCCGAGCGGCGATGATCCCAGTCGAGGCAACGCTCGGCCTCTGA
- a CDS encoding restriction endonuclease: MNLDQALTQYDRTDANLRALEEVVTRLEEMIPEGIVFSAGSPEGREHDELRRRFAELIEALPALNGFRIQAEPLALDDVAQWRMDAFEASIPESLVDLAQQIAAPRAEVADYRHRFERLRRDLSRRRITELIDEIAATLARIKARNPQEQGSVSGDDEWPVLREAAKQLRRLVGDTASAGDWSALFRHLSFGEAVDLRDIVARDWPSVRAAVEASMYAEGEPLPVEVEDLGSLVAQQPSGPVSTALAWDALDSEGFERLIFNLLRDAPSYHNAQWLTATNAPDRGRDLSVERDVPDSLGTGRRQRVMVQCKHWRSRSIRPTDAAEAVTQAQTWSPPFDAVIIATSGRFTADAVTWVEGHNARNRLQVDMWPESHLEMLLAERPWLVEQMGLRATLG; encoded by the coding sequence ATGAACCTCGATCAGGCGCTCACTCAGTACGACCGCACCGACGCGAACCTTCGCGCGCTGGAGGAGGTCGTCACGCGCTTGGAGGAGATGATCCCCGAGGGCATCGTCTTCTCTGCGGGCTCGCCGGAAGGTCGGGAGCATGACGAGCTCCGGCGGCGCTTTGCGGAGCTCATCGAGGCGCTTCCGGCGCTTAACGGCTTCCGTATCCAGGCCGAGCCCCTCGCGCTTGACGATGTGGCGCAGTGGCGCATGGACGCCTTCGAGGCGAGCATCCCGGAGTCGCTCGTAGACCTCGCTCAGCAGATCGCCGCGCCGCGCGCCGAGGTCGCTGACTACCGCCATCGCTTCGAGCGTCTACGGCGTGACCTGAGCCGGCGGCGGATCACGGAGCTAATCGACGAGATTGCCGCGACGCTTGCGCGAATCAAAGCTCGCAACCCGCAGGAGCAAGGGAGCGTCAGCGGCGACGATGAATGGCCTGTGCTGCGCGAAGCGGCCAAACAATTGCGCCGCCTGGTTGGGGACACCGCCTCCGCAGGTGACTGGTCGGCGCTATTCCGCCACCTGTCCTTCGGCGAGGCGGTAGATCTACGTGACATTGTCGCGCGTGACTGGCCGTCGGTCCGCGCCGCCGTGGAGGCCAGCATGTACGCCGAGGGGGAGCCGCTGCCCGTCGAGGTTGAGGACCTGGGGTCGCTCGTCGCGCAGCAGCCCTCCGGGCCGGTCAGCACGGCGTTGGCGTGGGACGCACTTGACTCCGAGGGCTTCGAGCGGCTCATCTTCAACCTTCTCCGGGACGCGCCGAGCTACCACAACGCCCAGTGGTTGACGGCCACCAACGCGCCCGACCGCGGTCGTGACCTCTCGGTTGAACGCGACGTGCCGGACTCGCTGGGCACCGGGCGTCGCCAAAGGGTCATGGTGCAGTGCAAGCATTGGCGGTCACGCTCGATTCGGCCCACGGATGCTGCGGAAGCGGTCACCCAGGCGCAGACTTGGAGTCCGCCCTTCGACGCCGTGATCATCGCCACCAGCGGCCGCTTCACCGCCGACGCCGTCACCTGGGTGGAGGGCCACAATGCGCGAAATCGGCTACAAGTCGACATGTGGCCGGAGAGCCACTTGGAGATGCTGTTGGCAGAGCGTCCGTGGCTTGTGGAGCAGATGGGTCTACGGGCCACTTTAGGATGA